Proteins encoded by one window of Salvia splendens isolate huo1 chromosome 14, SspV2, whole genome shotgun sequence:
- the LOC121765611 gene encoding uncharacterized protein LOC121765611: protein MSEDTTEVHGDQPTRPDFSQQEIGEMLYNLQQRSAKTEKTVMTHKFDQENFARQQAALNKQLEKTLADLTTAINRRIPVQINATPSPPVSRGWTLPPSITVKPVGFDPETHPKLKGDAPRFNGENATTWIRKIQKFYNHSFTPLDDRVYLTSFLFDDPAADWLNYWEDNVEHKDWEGFLLAVKQRFDPDLYIDYVGRLADLRQTTTVEAYQTAFESYLQKAPHVGDATLTSLFITGLNSPLKQELLTRRPATLQEAFAVTQQLAACQAITAPAAQNTTTRPSWSNRNSRNTVLTSQTQPTGQPAPATGAPTPKPSREGQPPTDFPIVKISAAERADRARRGLCYYCPEKYTRSHVCSTKFYALLGIDDEHNVTQSESPEESDEEAENMVITGDVSSVHVIGPKIRPRSIRLTGILGEASVSVLIDGGSTHNFIKPTVAEKLSLPLHSIKPFRVFVGNGESLKCSYVCLGTPIVLQGHRFVVDLFILQVEGPDVILGVQWLQDLGDVTKNYRRLTMKFEVDNQSIELQGDGAELRSISYHNLFSLIGQEPTVELFEIFPLVSPSVLAPPSPTPTDPKLVDILDSFESVFSEPTSLPPARRWDHRIHLSPSSKPVNVRPYRYPYFQKNEIEQQVSEMLKQGLIRHSTSPFSSPVLLVRKKDGSFRFCVDYRALNAATTPDHFPIPTADELFDELQAARVFSKLDLRSGYHQIRMHSDDVHKTAFRTHDGHFEFLVMPFGLTNAPSTF, encoded by the coding sequence ATGTCGGAGGACACTACCGAGGTCCACGGCGATCAACCCACGCGACCGGACTTCTCGCAACAGGAGATTGGTGAGATGTTGTACAACCTGCAGCAGCGCTCCGCCAAGACCGAAAAGACGGTGATGACGCACAAATTCGACCAGGAGAATTTCGCGCGACAACAAGCGGCCCTCAACAAGCAGTTGGAGAAAACCCTAGCGGATCTCACGACTGCAATCAATCGCCGCATCCCAGTCCAGATCAACGCGACGCCATCACCACCCGTTTCGCGTGGTTGGACCCTCCCGCCATCGATAACGGTGAAACCTGTCGGTTTCGATCCCGAGACACACCCAAAGCTCAAAGGTGATGCTCCTCGCTTCAACGGTGAGAACGCCACGACATGGATCCGAAAGATCCAGAAATTCTACAACCACAGTTTCACCCCACTCGATGATCGGGTATACTTGACGTCGTTTCTTTTCGACGATCCGGCGGCTGATTGGCTGAACTATTGGGAAGACAACGTCGAGCACAAAGATTGGGAAGGGTTCCTCCTCGCGGTGAAACAACGTTTTGACCCTGATCTCTACATTGATTATGTGGGTCGCCTCGCTGATCTTCGTCAGACAACAACGGTCGAGGCTTATCAGACAGCTTTTGAATCCTACCTCCAGAAGGCCCCCCATGTGGGTGACGCGACTCTTACGTCGCTGTTTATTACGGGGCTGAACTCCCCTCTAAAACAGGAACTATTGACACGACGACCAGCCACTCTCCAGGAAGCTTTCGCTGTCACCCAACAGTTGGCAGCTTGCCAAGCGATCACTGCTCCGGCGGCACAAAACACGACGACTCGCCCTTCATGGTCCAACCGCAACAGCCGCAACACTGTCTTGACATCCCAGACCCAGCCGACGGGGCAACCGGCACCTGCGACGGGCGCACCAACCCCGAAACCCTCCCGCGAGGGTCAGCCACCAACTGACTTTCCCATCGTAAAGATATCAGCGGCCGAGCGCGCTGACCGGGCCCGACGAGGCTTATGTTATTACTGCCCGGAGAAGTACACTCGTTCTCATGTCTGCAGCACCAAGTTCTACGCTCTCCTGGGAATAGATGATGAGCACAATGTGACCCAGTCAGAATCGCCCGAGGAGTCCGACGAGGAGGCGGAAAATATGGTCATCACGGGCGATGTGTCTAGCGTCCATGTAATCGGCCCCAAGATTCGACCACGTTCCATTCGTTTAACAGGCATCCTCGGAGAAGCATCGGTCTCGGTTTTGATCGATGGTGGCAGCACTCACAATTTTATAAAGCCTACCGTGGCAGAAAAGCTAAGTCTTCCTTTACACTCTATTAAACCCTTCCGTGTATTTGTGGGGAATGGTGAATCGCTTAAATGTTCTTATGTATGCTTGGGTACCCCCATCGTGTTGCAGGGTCATCGTTTCGTCGTTGATCTATTTATTTTACAAGTGGAGGGACCGGATGTTATTTTAGGGGTCCAATGGCTGCAAGATTTAGGAGATGTCACAAAAAACTACCGTCGTCTAACGATGAAATTTGAAGTGGACAATCAATCAATTGAGTTACAAGGAGATGGGGCCGAGCTGCGCTCAATATCATATCACAATTTATTCTCCCTCATCGGACAGGAGCCGACGGTAGAACTCTTTGAGATCTTTCCACTGGTATCTCCCTCAGTTCTGGCACCCCCTTCACCGACACCGACTGACCCCAAACTGGTCGATATTCTGGACTCCTTTGAGTCTGTTTTTTCGGAGCCAACATCTCTTCCACCGGCAAGGAGATGGGACCACCGTATACATCTCTCTCCTTCCTCAAAACCGGTGAACGTGAGGCCCTACCGCTACCCCTATTTTCAAAAAAACGAAATTGAGCAGCAGGTTTCTGAGATGTTGAAGCAAGGGCTTATTCGGCATAGTACTAGCCCGTTCTCGTCGCCGGTCCTTCTAGTTCGCAAGAAGGATGGTAGCTTCCGATTTTGCGTGGACTACCGGGCCCTAAATGCTGCCACTACTCCGGATCACTTCCCGATCCCCACTGCAGATGAGCTTTTCGATGAGCTACAAGCAGCCCGGGTATTCTCAAAGTTGGACCTCCGTTCGGGCTACCACCAAATCAGAATGCACTCTGATGACGTCCACAAGACGGCCTTTCGTACCCACGACGGCCATTTCGAGTTCCTAGTGATGCCATTCGGTCTCACGAATGCACCGTCCACCTTCTAA
- the LOC121765008 gene encoding uncharacterized protein LOC121765008, which produces MVWTDVEYSMEPISVDEYMDWFRRITVVYLTKPGVHAQEGFHETASSHNYAVETLHKIRHFLSEQDMTGRPDLFTILRMVEDGLQISGEAETMDYRPSQRSELDIDMPVRQKRNRRGKKKAGGESSSSRMDTQLVDDSDDDFMPPPPPRSAVRGRHSVSHTGGTGEDISLSDVHQSPPRSSMRDDFLGLI; this is translated from the exons ATGGTGTGGACTGATGTTGAGTACTCAATGGAGCCTATTTCAGTTGATGAGTATATGGATTGGTTTCGCCGGATAACCGTGGTGTACCTAACAAAACCCGGCGTGCATGCTCAGGAGGGCTTCCATGAAACGGCATCCTCTCATAACTACGCG gtggagacgcttcacaaaATACGCCACTTTCTTAGTGAGCAAGACATGACAGGACGGCCGGATTTGTTCACCATTTTGAGGATGGTTGAAGATGGCCTGCAGATATCTGGGGAAGCTGAGACGATGGACTACCGTCCTTCCCAGCGCTCAGAGCTGGACATTGACATGCCCGTGAGGCAAAAAAGGAATCGGCGTGGAAAGAAGAAAGCTGGTGGAGAGTCGTCAtcttcaaggatggatactcagttggtagatgattCCGATGatgattttatgcctccacctccaccaagatctgcagttcgaggtcgtcattctgtcagccacactggtggtacaggtGAAGATATCAGTCTCAGTGATGTCCACCAatctccacctcggtcttctATGCGAGATGACTTTttggggttgatttag
- the LOC121765615 gene encoding protein MAIN-LIKE 1-like, with the protein MASSSSARRRLLCGPEDPSVLYFQRQHVSNNIWAGVPSEDVRCRRYEGIIWDVPIHPRVLAVIDEMGFGGILRCVGEATVTLEDVEVLWGLKVDGDALTGYIPTKDVNYWKTVSLDFLGFIPDAVDLKEMTWKQTSLSNQLRIELSDDHGQYIYVQRARVYCLLLLGGLLIPNASGNKISFFYLQFFMDVERCASYSWGGATLACLYHNLCEAALAKRTDVGGALTLLQLWAWERIPIIRPKMLNPVPIDDVPCAIA; encoded by the exons atggcatcatcttcaagtGCTCGCCGAAGACTCTTATGTGGTCCTGAGGACCCCTCcgtattatattttcagagacaacacgtctctaacaatATATGGGCAGGAGTACCATCAGAAGACGTACGCTGCAGAAGATACGAAGGAATCATAtgggatgttcccatacatCCTCGTGTTTTGGCGGTAATAGATGAGATGGGGTTCGGCGGGATATTGAGGTGTG tcggtgaagcgacagTGACAttagaagacgtggaggtcttatggggcctcaaagttgacggtGATGCTCTGACGGGTTATATCCCCACTAAGGATGTCAACTATTGGAAGACAGTTTCTCTGGATTTTCTTGGCTTTATTCCAGATGCAGTTGATCTGAAAGAAATGACCTGGAAGCAGACAAGTTTATCAAATCAACTGAGGATTGAGTTGAGTGATGACCACGGCCAGTACATATACGTTCAACGTGCTCGTGTTTATTGTCTGTTGTTACTTGGTGGTCTGTTGATCCCGAACGCCTCCGGTAATAAAATTTCATTCTTCTACCTTCAATTTTTCATGGATGTAGAACGATGTGCTAGCTATAGTTGGGGTGGTGCGACTCTTgcctgcttgtaccacaatctaTGCGAAGCTGCACTTGCTAAGAGGACCGATGTCGGGGGAGCTCTTACTTTGTTACAgctgtgggcttgggagagaatcccaattATTAGACCGAAGATGCTAAATCCCGTGCCTATAGACGACGTACCATGTGCAAtcgcgtaa